A DNA window from Streptomyces canus contains the following coding sequences:
- the mctP gene encoding monocarboxylate uptake permease MctP: protein MNDGVNGVALAVFIIFFLAVTVMGFLAARWRKAENEHSLDEWGLGGRSFGTWVTWFLLGGDLYTAYTFVAVPAAIYAAGAAGFFAVPYTILVYPLIFTFLPRLWSVSHKHGYVTTSDFVRGRFGSKGLSLAVAVTGILATMPYIALQLVGIQAVLDVMGVGGGENTNWLVKDLPLLIAFGVLAAYTYSSGLRAPAMIAFVKDTLIYIVIAVAIIYIPIKLGGFDDVFGAASEKYTAAKAGGLVPLEAGQWTYATLALGSALALFMYPHSITATLSSRSREVIRRNTTILPLYSLMLGLLALLGFMAIAAGVKVTNPQLAIPQLFEDMFPDWFAGVAFAAIGIGALVPAAIMSIAAANLFTRNIYKDFIKPDATPAQETKVSKLVSLLVKVGALVFVLTMDKTVAINFQLLGGIWILQTFPALVGGLFTRWFHRWALLAGWAVGMIYGTVAAYGVASPTQKHFGGSAKEIPGIGEIGYIGLTAFVLNVVVTVVLTFALKAAKVPDGVDETSPEDYSADAGDPGVQVELPPATAGTTH, encoded by the coding sequence GTGAACGACGGCGTCAACGGCGTGGCACTCGCCGTCTTCATCATCTTCTTCCTGGCCGTCACGGTCATGGGCTTCCTGGCCGCGCGCTGGCGCAAGGCCGAGAACGAGCACAGCCTCGATGAATGGGGTCTGGGCGGTCGGTCGTTCGGCACCTGGGTCACCTGGTTCCTGCTCGGCGGCGACCTCTACACGGCATACACCTTCGTCGCGGTCCCCGCGGCGATCTACGCGGCGGGCGCGGCCGGCTTCTTCGCGGTGCCGTACACCATCCTGGTGTACCCGCTGATCTTCACGTTCCTGCCCCGCCTGTGGTCGGTCTCCCACAAGCACGGATACGTGACGACCTCGGACTTCGTGCGCGGCCGCTTCGGCTCCAAGGGCCTGTCGCTGGCGGTGGCAGTCACCGGCATCCTCGCGACCATGCCGTACATCGCGCTCCAACTGGTCGGTATCCAGGCGGTCCTCGATGTGATGGGCGTCGGCGGCGGCGAGAACACGAACTGGCTCGTGAAGGACCTGCCGCTGCTGATCGCGTTCGGTGTCCTCGCGGCCTACACGTACTCCTCCGGGCTCCGGGCCCCCGCGATGATCGCGTTCGTGAAGGACACGCTGATCTACATCGTCATCGCGGTGGCGATCATCTACATCCCGATCAAGCTGGGCGGCTTCGACGACGTCTTCGGCGCGGCGAGCGAGAAGTACACGGCGGCCAAGGCCGGCGGCCTCGTCCCGCTGGAGGCGGGCCAGTGGACGTACGCCACGCTGGCGCTGGGCTCCGCCCTCGCGCTCTTCATGTACCCGCACTCGATCACCGCGACGCTCTCCTCCCGCAGCCGTGAGGTGATCCGCCGCAACACCACGATCCTGCCGCTGTACTCGCTGATGCTGGGCCTGCTCGCGCTGCTCGGCTTCATGGCGATCGCGGCCGGAGTCAAGGTCACCAACCCGCAGTTGGCGATCCCGCAGCTCTTCGAGGACATGTTCCCGGACTGGTTCGCGGGCGTGGCCTTCGCGGCGATCGGCATCGGCGCGCTCGTGCCCGCGGCCATCATGTCGATTGCGGCCGCGAACCTGTTCACCCGCAACATCTACAAGGACTTCATCAAGCCGGACGCCACGCCCGCGCAGGAGACCAAGGTCTCCAAGCTGGTGTCCCTGCTGGTGAAGGTGGGCGCGCTGGTCTTCGTCCTCACGATGGACAAGACGGTCGCCATCAACTTCCAGCTCCTGGGCGGCATCTGGATCCTCCAGACCTTCCCGGCCCTGGTCGGCGGCCTCTTCACCCGCTGGTTCCACCGCTGGGCCCTGCTCGCCGGCTGGGCGGTCGGCATGATCTACGGCACAGTCGCCGCGTACGGCGTCGCCTCCCCGACCCAGAAGCACTTCGGCGGCTCGGCGAAGGAGATCCCGGGCATCGGCGAGATCGGCTACATCGGCCTGACGGCGTTCGTGCTCAACGTCGTCGTGACGGTGGTCCTGACCTTCGCCCTGAAGGCGGCGAAGGTCCCCGACGGCGTGGACGAGACCAGCCCGGAGGACTACTCGGCGGACGCGGGCGACCCCGGGGTCCAGGTGGAGCTTCCGCCGGCGACCGCGGGTACGACCCACTAG
- a CDS encoding GNAT family N-acetyltransferase, with the protein MDILIRPAVPADYEPLGEITAQAYLRDGLLLFGESDWYLEELKDVAKRASAADVLVATENDDLLGGVTFVPSGGPLADLARPGEAEIRMLAVAHAARGRGIGQALVQACVDRASGVATGVVLCTQPTMHTAHRIYERLGFTRVPERDWNPIPGDDFTLLTYELTLSTTRR; encoded by the coding sequence ATGGACATTCTGATCCGCCCCGCGGTACCCGCCGACTACGAACCCCTCGGTGAGATCACCGCCCAGGCCTACCTCCGGGACGGCCTTCTCCTGTTCGGTGAGAGCGACTGGTACCTCGAAGAACTCAAGGACGTGGCCAAGAGGGCGTCCGCCGCGGACGTCCTGGTGGCCACCGAGAACGACGACCTCCTCGGCGGAGTCACCTTCGTCCCCTCCGGTGGCCCCCTGGCCGACCTCGCCCGCCCCGGAGAGGCGGAGATCCGCATGCTCGCGGTGGCGCACGCGGCCCGGGGCAGAGGCATCGGACAAGCCCTCGTCCAGGCCTGCGTCGACCGCGCGAGCGGCGTGGCCACCGGCGTCGTCCTGTGCACCCAGCCCACGATGCACACCGCCCACCGCATCTACGAACGCCTCGGCTTCACCCGCGTTCCCGAGCGCGACTGGAACCCGATACCCGGCGACGACTTCACGCTTCTCACCTACGAGTTGACGCTGTCAACTACCCGGCGCTAA
- a CDS encoding DUF3311 domain-containing protein, producing MSDAPEVRPPVVTPARVVIALCLVAPFVAMLWVGSYAKVDPTFIGIPFFYWYQMLWVLISTALTMTAYKLWQRDQRARHGGTK from the coding sequence ATGTCGGACGCACCTGAAGTGAGACCGCCGGTGGTGACACCGGCAAGGGTGGTCATCGCCCTCTGCCTCGTCGCCCCGTTCGTGGCGATGCTGTGGGTCGGCTCGTACGCCAAGGTCGACCCCACGTTCATCGGCATCCCGTTCTTCTACTGGTACCAGATGCTGTGGGTGCTGATCTCCACCGCGCTGACGATGACCGCGTACAAGCTGTGGCAGCGTGACCAGCGTGCCCGCCACGGAGGTACCAAGTGA
- a CDS encoding YbdD/YjiX family protein encodes MRSLRRAFRAVRWYVRELTDESAYDRYVAHVRQDHPQAPVPTRRAFERMRAERQEEDPRQGFRCC; translated from the coding sequence ATGCGGTCACTCCGACGGGCGTTTAGGGCCGTACGCTGGTACGTCCGTGAGCTGACCGACGAGTCGGCCTACGACCGCTATGTCGCGCATGTGCGCCAGGACCACCCGCAGGCGCCGGTGCCGACACGGCGTGCGTTCGAACGGATGCGGGCGGAACGTCAGGAAGAAGATCCCCGCCAGGGCTTCCGCTGCTGTTGA